One genomic region from Halococcus qingdaonensis encodes:
- a CDS encoding 2'-5' RNA ligase family protein: MFSLNVPAPGRVKRLAAEFHPRLASFERVRERHSLVCKRFESEEYDRLSERARRALDGTTPIEARVTTIELFEEPVRGPGPVVYLAVASPGLVAIHERLVDAFGAITGLEGDEYVPHVTLARGGSVDRAEALRARTVDSIEWTISELSFYDATHDERAGTLSLPVSY; encoded by the coding sequence GTGTTCAGCCTCAACGTCCCGGCTCCCGGACGAGTGAAACGCCTCGCCGCCGAGTTCCATCCCCGGCTGGCGAGCTTCGAGCGCGTGCGCGAGCGCCACTCGCTGGTCTGCAAACGCTTCGAATCCGAGGAGTACGATCGTCTCTCGGAGCGCGCCCGGCGGGCACTCGACGGCACGACACCGATCGAAGCGCGCGTGACGACTATCGAGCTCTTCGAGGAGCCCGTTCGTGGTCCCGGGCCGGTGGTCTATCTCGCCGTTGCGAGCCCGGGACTCGTGGCGATCCACGAGCGCCTCGTCGACGCTTTCGGCGCGATCACCGGTCTCGAAGGTGACGAGTACGTCCCGCACGTCACCCTCGCCCGCGGGGGAAGCGTCGATCGTGCCGAGGCGCTCCGTGCACGTACCGTCGACTCGATCGAGTGGACGATCTCCGAACTCTCTTTCTACGATGCGACCCACGACGAGCGCGCTGGAACCCTCTCGCTGCCGGTGTCGTACTGA
- a CDS encoding argininosuccinate synthase, whose protein sequence is MTDTTSTTDSDRIALAFSGGLDTTVCVPILEEEYGYDEVVGVTVDVGQPEAEFDEAEETAAALDLEHHVIDAREAFAETCLDAVRANATYQGYPLGTALARPVIAQAILDTALENDCSALAHGCTGKGNDQLRFETVWRASDLDVIAPVRELGLTREAEQEYAAERDLPVEGGDGGAWSIDTNLWSRSVEGSDLEEPSYVPPEDIYDWTQPPEGGSKLLEIEFDEGRPVALDGEKTDAIELIEQLNAVAGAHGVGRTDLMEDRMLGLKVRENYEHPAATVLLNAHAALEDLVLTKEERSFKKQVDHEWAEKAYEGLLAAPLVDALDGFIDSTQERVTGTVTIKLEGGQARPVGRESPYGVYSASAASFNTADVDGGIEQNDATGVAKYHGFQSRLAGEVIESASKPEAAADGGVSDEGESGGN, encoded by the coding sequence ATGACAGACACGACATCCACGACCGATTCCGACCGCATTGCGCTCGCCTTCTCCGGCGGGCTCGACACGACCGTCTGCGTCCCGATTCTCGAGGAGGAGTACGGCTACGACGAGGTCGTCGGCGTCACCGTCGACGTCGGCCAGCCCGAGGCCGAGTTCGACGAGGCCGAGGAGACCGCCGCCGCGCTCGACCTCGAACACCACGTGATCGACGCGCGCGAGGCCTTCGCCGAGACCTGCCTCGACGCCGTCCGCGCGAACGCCACCTACCAGGGCTACCCCCTCGGCACGGCGCTCGCCAGACCCGTGATCGCACAGGCCATCCTCGACACCGCACTCGAAAACGACTGCTCCGCGCTCGCTCACGGCTGCACGGGCAAGGGTAACGACCAGCTCCGCTTCGAAACCGTCTGGCGCGCCTCCGATCTCGACGTGATCGCACCGGTGCGCGAACTCGGGCTCACCCGCGAGGCCGAACAGGAGTACGCTGCCGAACGCGATCTCCCAGTGGAAGGCGGCGACGGCGGTGCGTGGAGCATCGACACCAATCTCTGGAGCCGCTCGGTCGAGGGGTCGGACCTCGAAGAGCCTTCCTACGTCCCGCCGGAGGATATCTACGACTGGACACAGCCCCCCGAGGGCGGAAGCAAACTGCTCGAAATCGAGTTCGACGAGGGTCGGCCGGTCGCGCTCGACGGTGAGAAGACCGATGCGATCGAACTCATCGAACAGCTCAACGCGGTCGCCGGCGCACACGGCGTCGGGCGTACCGATCTGATGGAAGACCGGATGCTCGGGCTCAAAGTCCGTGAGAACTACGAACACCCCGCCGCCACAGTTCTCTTGAACGCCCACGCAGCCCTCGAAGACCTCGTGCTCACCAAGGAGGAGCGGAGTTTCAAGAAGCAGGTCGACCACGAGTGGGCCGAGAAAGCCTACGAGGGGCTGCTCGCCGCGCCGCTGGTCGACGCGCTCGACGGGTTCATCGACTCGACCCAGGAGCGCGTCACCGGCACCGTCACGATCAAACTGGAGGGTGGACAGGCCAGACCGGTGGGCCGCGAGAGTCCCTACGGCGTGTATTCGGCCTCGGCAGCCTCGTTCAACACCGCCGACGTCGACGGCGGTATCGAGCAGAACGACGCGACGGGAGTAGCGAAATACCACGGCTTCCAGTCCCGGCTCGCTGGAGAAGTCATCGAGAGCGCGAGCAAGCCCGAAGCGGCCGCCGACGGCGGCGTGAGCGACGAAGGCGAGAGCGGAGGAAATTGA
- the argH gene encoding argininosuccinate lyase has product MSEEGGDVVRRERFSGGPARGFLSSMDADERLFAADLAVDRAHVVMLAEQDIIDDESASTILDALADVETTGYDALDGEDIHAAIETAVIERTGKEGGRMHTARSRNDEVATCIRYRLREELLDAIEATLVLREALVEEAGAHSETTMPGYTHRQPAQPITVGHFLSSYAQTLGRDTGRLLETYDRTNRSPLGAAAFAGTPFDIDRERTADLLGFDSVLENSMDAVSTRDFLVEAAGVLAALSVTLSGLATDLVEFAADGYVEIDDDYASTSSIMPQKKNPDTLELVRASAGTASAGLNGLLTTLKGLPRAYNRDLQEATPHIWSAVDAVVPATEVAAGAVATASWNESELAAAAGDGFSTATGVADLLAMHGVPFRSAHEILAQAAEEGADYAAVRAATEDVLDDALSTYVEREAVEAALDPAASVASRDSVGGPAPGAVAAVLDGMEDGIEDDQELLAERREGLAAAERALEAEVGEFA; this is encoded by the coding sequence ATGAGCGAGGAGGGAGGCGACGTGGTGCGTCGCGAGCGCTTCAGTGGCGGCCCCGCCCGTGGCTTTCTCTCCTCGATGGACGCGGACGAACGGCTGTTCGCGGCCGACCTCGCAGTCGACCGTGCGCACGTCGTGATGCTCGCCGAGCAAGATATCATCGACGACGAGAGCGCGAGCACGATCCTCGATGCGCTCGCCGACGTCGAAACGACGGGCTACGACGCGCTCGACGGCGAGGACATCCACGCAGCCATCGAGACGGCCGTCATCGAGCGCACGGGGAAAGAGGGCGGCCGGATGCACACCGCGCGGAGCCGCAACGACGAGGTGGCGACGTGCATCCGGTATCGCCTGCGCGAGGAGCTCCTCGACGCCATCGAGGCGACGCTCGTGCTCCGCGAGGCGCTGGTCGAGGAGGCGGGCGCGCATTCGGAAACGACGATGCCGGGTTACACGCACCGCCAGCCCGCCCAGCCCATCACCGTGGGTCACTTCCTCTCATCGTACGCGCAGACGCTCGGGCGCGATACGGGGCGGCTTCTCGAAACCTACGACCGGACGAACCGCTCGCCGCTCGGCGCGGCGGCCTTCGCGGGCACACCGTTCGATATCGACCGTGAGCGCACCGCCGACCTGCTCGGGTTCGATTCGGTTCTCGAGAACTCGATGGACGCGGTCTCGACGCGAGACTTCCTCGTCGAAGCGGCGGGCGTGCTAGCGGCCCTCTCGGTGACGCTCTCCGGGCTCGCGACCGACCTCGTCGAGTTCGCCGCCGACGGCTATGTGGAAATCGACGACGACTACGCCTCGACCTCGTCGATCATGCCCCAGAAGAAGAACCCCGACACGCTCGAACTCGTCCGGGCCTCCGCCGGGACCGCGAGCGCCGGCCTCAACGGGTTGCTGACGACGCTCAAGGGGTTGCCCCGGGCATACAACCGCGACCTCCAGGAGGCGACGCCCCACATCTGGAGCGCCGTCGATGCGGTCGTCCCCGCGACGGAGGTCGCCGCGGGTGCGGTCGCGACCGCATCCTGGAACGAGTCCGAACTGGCCGCCGCAGCGGGTGACGGGTTTTCGACCGCAACCGGCGTCGCCGATCTGCTCGCGATGCACGGCGTGCCGTTTCGGTCTGCCCACGAGATATTGGCGCAGGCTGCCGAGGAGGGTGCTGACTACGCGGCCGTCAGGGCGGCCACCGAGGACGTACTCGACGACGCGCTCTCGACATACGTCGAGCGCGAGGCCGTCGAGGCGGCGCTCGACCCGGCGGCGAGCGTGGCAAGTCGTGATTCCGTCGGCGGGCCCGCACCCGGTGCGGTCGCGGCGGTGCTCGACGGGATGGAAGACGGGATCGAGGACGATCAAGAGTTGCTTGCTGAGCGCCGCGAGGGACTCGCCGCGGCCGAGCGCGCACTCGAAGCGGAGGTGGGTGAATTTGCCTGA